One window of the Puniceicoccus vermicola genome contains the following:
- the can gene encoding carbonate dehydratase, with protein MPTLQELLANNREWARQTLERDPSFFDKLSSQQNPDYLWIGCSDSRVPANQITGLMPGEVFVHRNIANMVVHTDLNLLSVVQFAVDILKVEHIMVVGHYDCGGIKAATDKCPHGLIDNWLRHIQDVEALHLEELNQLDGSKRTDRLCELNVVAQAENLRRTTVIQDAWRRGQKIEIHAWIYSLKDGLLSALQDIISGPK; from the coding sequence ATGCCGACTCTTCAGGAACTTCTTGCCAACAACCGCGAATGGGCTCGCCAAACCCTCGAACGGGATCCCTCCTTTTTCGACAAACTGTCGTCCCAGCAGAATCCCGATTACCTCTGGATCGGATGCTCAGACAGCCGGGTGCCGGCCAATCAGATCACCGGGCTCATGCCGGGCGAAGTCTTCGTGCATCGCAACATCGCCAACATGGTGGTCCACACAGACCTGAACCTGCTTTCCGTCGTCCAGTTCGCCGTCGACATCCTCAAAGTGGAGCACATCATGGTCGTCGGTCACTACGACTGTGGGGGGATCAAGGCAGCCACCGATAAGTGTCCGCATGGGCTTATCGATAATTGGCTTCGTCATATTCAGGACGTCGAAGCCCTCCATTTGGAAGAACTCAATCAACTGGACGGCAGTAAACGCACAGATCGACTCTGCGAACTCAATGTCGTCGCCCAAGCTGAAAACCTCCGCCGAACGACCGTGATCCAAGATGCATGGCGACGGGGCCAAAAGATTGAGATTCATGCTTGGATCTATAGCCTCAAAGATGGCCTTCTCAGCGCTCTTCAAGACATCATTAGCGGTCCCAAATAA
- a CDS encoding ion transporter, translating to MSENDLAQLLHRRGVATWRFHLATWVESKRVQRVIISLIILNAIILGCETSTAIMDKLGFWLVLIDKVCLAFFTIEILLKLIAYRMDFWRSGWNVFDFLVVGIALIPAAGAWSVLRALRVLRIMRLLTVVPSLRRVVAAFLHSIPGLMGVVSVMAIFFYVGAVLATRLFGEQFPDWFGSLGASLYSLFQIMTLESWSMGIVRPVMEVYPWAWMFFIPFIMIATFTILNLFIGIIVSTMQELSMEPAPNKTSSKPNKILDRIEGDLAELKRQLREPSDRS from the coding sequence ATGAGTGAAAACGATCTTGCACAGTTGCTCCACCGTCGCGGCGTCGCTACCTGGCGGTTTCACTTGGCCACCTGGGTCGAATCCAAGAGAGTACAGCGAGTCATCATTTCGCTGATCATTCTCAATGCGATCATCCTCGGATGCGAAACCAGCACCGCGATCATGGACAAGCTGGGATTCTGGTTGGTCCTCATCGACAAGGTCTGCTTGGCCTTTTTCACGATCGAGATCCTCCTCAAGCTCATCGCCTACCGCATGGACTTTTGGCGAAGTGGATGGAATGTATTCGACTTTCTGGTCGTCGGCATCGCCCTCATCCCGGCGGCCGGGGCGTGGAGTGTGCTCCGGGCCCTCCGGGTGCTCCGCATCATGCGGCTCTTGACGGTTGTTCCGTCCCTGCGCCGTGTCGTTGCCGCTTTTCTCCACTCGATTCCCGGTCTCATGGGAGTCGTCTCTGTGATGGCCATTTTCTTCTATGTCGGCGCAGTTCTCGCCACTCGTCTGTTCGGAGAACAATTCCCCGATTGGTTTGGCTCGCTCGGTGCCAGCCTCTATTCCCTTTTCCAGATCATGACCCTCGAAAGCTGGTCCATGGGCATCGTTCGCCCCGTCATGGAAGTCTATCCGTGGGCATGGATGTTCTTCATCCCCTTCATCATGATCGCCACCTTCACCATCTTGAATCTGTTCATCGGAATCATCGTCAGCACCATGCAAGAACTTTCGATGGAACCGGCCCCCAACAAAACCTCTTCGAAACCCAACAAAATCCTCGATCGCATTGAAGGAGACCTGGCCGAACTCAAACGACAACTGAGGGAACCCTCCGACCGTTCGTAA
- a CDS encoding extracellular solute-binding protein, with the protein MRSSNQHPHLGLLLVFLFAIVISLVGCGPSSSESSTASESADEDLMSPEEYYAANPDFFHFATPEDLPSGLTWVDGMDQEVFASPDAKRGGTLRSFIRSFPPTLRTIGPDSNSSFRSVLKDDNIISLTERHPVTRKFFGAIASAWAVSADKETVYFKLRPEARFSDGEAVTADDFLYLFYFMQSPYIVAPWYNDWYSREYAGITRYDDHTIAVHLSSAKPEPLEFASVAPTPAHFYGTLGPSWVQDNQWTFEPTTGPYELLSKNIRQGRSIRLTRLKDWWADDHKFFKNRYNPDAKHYELIRDVNIAWEKFKKGDLDMFSLNLPEYWYERSEGVPEFDRGLIRKAIFYNQVPRPNTGIWINTASPGLEDINVREGIQYSMNFDRVIEKHFRGDYTRMNTSSDGYGEFTNHDIRAREFSIEKARESFAKAGYTEQGPDGILRNQEGQRLSFSLNVVKGPAVDIAQILKEEARKAGLEINILALEGTSSYKQVMEKQHQLALMGWNIGLPYPRYWEGFHSVNANKPQTNNITNTANPEMDVLIDQYRDSTDIDEKRKMALQLEQMVYDEASFVPGYKAPFYRAAYWAWIRFPESFDVPLSEGPGQYGLFWIDLDEKKEILKERKEDGSRPNDVLIFDEWKDPS; encoded by the coding sequence ATGCGATCTTCCAATCAACACCCGCATTTGGGGCTCCTGCTGGTTTTCCTCTTCGCGATCGTGATTTCTCTGGTGGGCTGTGGCCCTTCTTCCTCCGAATCGTCAACGGCGTCTGAATCGGCCGACGAAGACCTCATGAGTCCCGAGGAATACTACGCGGCCAATCCCGACTTCTTTCACTTCGCCACTCCGGAAGACTTGCCGAGCGGGCTGACTTGGGTCGACGGCATGGATCAGGAGGTCTTCGCCTCGCCCGACGCCAAGCGCGGCGGCACTCTCCGCTCCTTCATTCGCTCTTTCCCCCCGACCCTGCGGACCATCGGGCCGGATTCGAACAGCTCCTTTCGCTCCGTGCTGAAAGACGACAACATCATTTCGCTCACTGAACGCCATCCCGTTACCCGTAAATTTTTCGGGGCGATCGCCTCGGCATGGGCCGTATCCGCAGATAAGGAAACCGTCTACTTCAAGCTCCGACCGGAAGCCCGATTCTCGGACGGCGAAGCCGTGACCGCCGACGATTTCCTCTACCTCTTCTACTTCATGCAATCCCCCTACATCGTGGCACCTTGGTACAACGATTGGTACTCTCGTGAATACGCCGGGATCACCCGCTACGACGACCATACGATTGCCGTTCACCTCTCCTCGGCCAAGCCCGAGCCACTTGAATTCGCGAGTGTCGCTCCCACTCCTGCCCACTTTTACGGCACCCTCGGCCCGAGTTGGGTGCAAGACAACCAATGGACGTTTGAACCCACCACCGGCCCCTACGAGCTCCTTTCGAAAAACATCCGCCAAGGCCGTTCCATTCGCTTGACCCGGCTCAAAGATTGGTGGGCCGACGATCACAAGTTCTTCAAAAATCGATACAATCCGGACGCAAAGCACTACGAACTGATCCGGGACGTAAACATTGCTTGGGAGAAATTTAAGAAGGGCGACCTCGACATGTTCTCCCTCAATCTTCCCGAATACTGGTACGAGCGCTCCGAGGGAGTTCCCGAATTTGACCGCGGCCTCATCCGCAAAGCCATCTTCTACAATCAAGTGCCACGACCCAACACGGGGATCTGGATCAACACCGCATCGCCAGGCCTCGAGGATATCAACGTTCGCGAGGGGATCCAGTATTCGATGAACTTTGACCGCGTCATTGAGAAACACTTCCGCGGCGACTACACCCGCATGAACACAAGCTCGGATGGATACGGCGAGTTCACCAATCACGATATCCGGGCGCGGGAGTTCTCGATCGAGAAGGCAAGGGAGTCCTTTGCCAAAGCTGGCTACACCGAGCAGGGTCCCGACGGAATTCTTCGCAATCAGGAAGGGCAACGCCTGAGCTTCTCTCTCAACGTCGTCAAAGGTCCAGCGGTCGATATCGCTCAAATTCTGAAAGAGGAAGCCCGCAAGGCGGGTCTGGAAATCAACATCCTCGCCCTCGAGGGCACCTCTTCCTACAAACAGGTAATGGAGAAGCAGCACCAGCTCGCACTGATGGGCTGGAACATCGGTCTCCCTTATCCCCGCTACTGGGAAGGCTTTCATTCGGTGAACGCCAACAAGCCCCAGACCAATAACATTACCAATACCGCGAATCCGGAAATGGATGTGCTCATCGATCAATACCGGGACTCGACCGATATCGACGAGAAGCGGAAAATGGCCCTCCAGCTTGAGCAAATGGTCTACGACGAAGCGTCCTTCGTCCCCGGATACAAAGCTCCTTTCTATCGAGCCGCCTACTGGGCCTGGATCCGTTTTCCCGAGAGTTTCGACGTGCCCCTCAGTGAAGGGCCGGGACAGTACGGGCTCTTCTGGATCGATCTCGACGAAAAGAAAGAAATCCTCAAAGAACGCAAAGAGGATGGGTCCCGCCCTAACGACGTGCTCATCTTCGACGAGTGGAAAGACCCTTCCTAA
- a CDS encoding potassium channel family protein encodes MKFLVSQFSYFLKDRQARRNLDALRTYLIFLVGIIILYSFLFHLVMVYEGQDHSWMTGLYWTLTVMSTLGFGDITFESDLGRFFSIVVLGSGVILLLIMLPFAFIRYFYAPWLEAQIRAAVPRALADSVSGHVIIARRDWITNGLIRKFALGNIPYCLLEEDPEEATRMREEGLNVILGSVDDPDTYRSVNLSSARLLLANAEDPVNTNILLTVRSLHATLPIIALAEEDDSIDIFSLSGATFPLPLKTRLGEHLANRVSSGVGKAQEVGRFKDLVIAEFLVHDTPLEGALLREAGLREKTGVNVIGVWEGGRFRAVDPNRPLGKTCVPVAVGREEQIEKLNVLLGGGTGMPHEVLVVGGGKVGRSTAQTLKERGVRVRILDRNPDLRGELEPFCDEVFIGNAADLKTLERAGIDSVGGVALTTNDDAQNIHLAVYFRRLRPELGIVSRITRERNIDAIYRAGADFVLSYASLGCEFITAYLAGREPVMLGEGVEVFPVDVPPVIVGMSLAESGIGAKTGMVVLALETEEKTITNPSAGQILEDGTKLLMLGTTDQRERFSEAFGAG; translated from the coding sequence ATGAAGTTTCTCGTCTCCCAGTTCTCCTATTTCCTCAAAGATCGTCAGGCTCGTCGAAATCTCGACGCCCTGAGAACCTACCTGATCTTTTTAGTGGGGATTATCATCCTTTACTCGTTCCTCTTCCATCTCGTGATGGTCTACGAGGGCCAGGACCATTCGTGGATGACCGGATTGTACTGGACGCTCACGGTGATGAGCACCCTCGGTTTCGGAGACATTACCTTTGAGAGCGATCTCGGGCGCTTTTTCAGCATCGTAGTTCTCGGCTCGGGGGTGATCCTCCTCCTGATCATGCTGCCCTTTGCCTTCATCCGGTATTTTTATGCGCCGTGGCTGGAGGCGCAGATCCGGGCTGCGGTTCCCCGGGCATTGGCCGATTCTGTGAGTGGCCACGTCATCATTGCCCGTCGTGACTGGATCACAAACGGGCTGATCCGCAAGTTTGCTCTGGGGAACATTCCCTACTGTCTGCTGGAAGAAGATCCGGAAGAAGCGACGCGCATGCGGGAGGAAGGCCTGAATGTGATTCTTGGGAGCGTCGATGATCCGGACACCTATCGGTCGGTCAACCTGAGCTCAGCTCGGCTTCTCCTCGCCAACGCGGAGGATCCGGTCAATACCAACATCCTCCTCACTGTCCGCTCCCTTCATGCCACTTTGCCGATTATCGCTCTCGCGGAGGAGGATGACTCGATCGACATTTTTTCCCTGAGTGGCGCGACCTTTCCCCTCCCGCTGAAAACGCGACTCGGGGAACACTTGGCCAATCGAGTCAGTTCGGGAGTCGGGAAAGCGCAGGAGGTCGGAAGATTCAAGGATCTGGTCATTGCCGAGTTTCTGGTTCACGACACCCCCCTCGAGGGAGCGCTTCTCCGGGAAGCAGGGCTACGGGAGAAAACGGGTGTGAATGTGATCGGAGTCTGGGAGGGCGGCCGTTTTCGCGCCGTCGACCCGAACCGCCCACTGGGCAAGACTTGTGTCCCGGTGGCCGTCGGGCGGGAGGAGCAAATCGAAAAGCTCAACGTTTTGCTGGGCGGAGGAACAGGGATGCCGCACGAGGTTCTCGTCGTGGGAGGGGGAAAGGTCGGTCGTTCAACCGCGCAGACTCTGAAAGAGCGGGGGGTGCGGGTTCGGATTCTTGATCGCAACCCAGACCTTCGCGGAGAGCTCGAGCCGTTTTGCGACGAAGTTTTTATCGGCAATGCGGCCGACCTGAAAACGCTGGAGAGGGCGGGGATCGATTCCGTTGGCGGCGTCGCCCTGACCACCAACGATGATGCTCAGAATATTCATCTCGCCGTGTATTTCCGTCGGCTCCGACCCGAGCTGGGAATTGTCAGCCGGATTACTCGCGAGCGTAATATCGATGCGATCTACCGGGCTGGAGCAGACTTTGTTCTCAGCTACGCCTCGCTCGGATGCGAATTCATCACGGCCTATCTCGCCGGCCGTGAACCCGTGATGCTGGGAGAGGGGGTCGAGGTATTCCCGGTAGACGTACCTCCGGTGATCGTCGGGATGAGTTTGGCTGAGAGCGGAATCGGTGCGAAAACGGGGATGGTCGTGCTTGCCTTGGAAACCGAGGAGAAGACGATAACCAACCCCTCTGCTGGCCAAATACTGGAGGACGGCACCAAACTCCTCATGCTCGGAACCACTGACCAGCGTGAGAGGTTCAGTGAAGCGTTTGGAGCTGGATAA
- a CDS encoding CPXCG motif-containing cysteine-rich protein, which translates to MDASPYCEVTCPSCFETFSIPGPPPTEVPTEWDYDCEVCCRPMTIRFYEDDGQVFAEAESI; encoded by the coding sequence ATGGATGCCAGCCCCTACTGCGAAGTAACCTGTCCGAGTTGCTTCGAGACGTTCTCGATCCCCGGACCGCCTCCCACCGAGGTCCCTACCGAGTGGGACTACGACTGCGAAGTCTGCTGCCGACCGATGACGATTCGATTTTACGAGGACGATGGGCAGGTTTTCGCCGAGGCGGAGTCGATCTAG
- the ruvA gene encoding Holliday junction branch migration protein RuvA, translating into MIVYLQGQVLQSTPLFAVILTHGVGYGVHIPLRVSEKLPPVGGEAKLHIRQVIREDSSDLFGFLDAAERDFFDLLTKVSGIGPKTALTLLSRVPADALAAGIASSDTVMLSKCPGIGKKTAERIVVELRDKVPSFGVPGTVPGASAASGSSETAEEAVAALVTLGFKPADARKAVERSLKTAGETPTTEDLVKMALR; encoded by the coding sequence ATGATTGTCTATCTTCAGGGCCAAGTGCTCCAATCCACTCCGCTCTTCGCGGTCATTCTCACCCATGGTGTCGGATACGGCGTTCACATTCCTCTACGGGTCTCGGAAAAACTCCCGCCCGTTGGCGGCGAAGCGAAGTTGCACATCCGCCAGGTCATCCGCGAGGACTCTTCGGATCTGTTCGGCTTTCTCGACGCCGCCGAACGCGACTTCTTCGATTTGTTGACCAAGGTCTCCGGTATCGGCCCCAAGACCGCCTTGACTCTCCTCAGCCGCGTGCCCGCCGACGCCCTCGCGGCAGGAATCGCCTCCAGCGATACGGTCATGCTCTCCAAATGCCCGGGCATTGGCAAAAAAACCGCCGAACGCATTGTCGTAGAGCTTCGCGATAAGGTCCCGTCTTTCGGAGTGCCCGGCACCGTCCCCGGCGCCAGCGCCGCCTCCGGCTCCAGCGAAACCGCCGAAGAAGCCGTGGCCGCTCTCGTCACCTTGGGCTTCAAACCGGCCGATGCCCGGAAGGCTGTCGAGCGCAGCTTGAAAACGGCTGGCGAAACTCCGACGACCGAGGACCTCGTCAAAATGGCCCTGCGCTAG
- a CDS encoding RNA polymerase sigma factor, whose product MAHEDEIDFTKLVDAYYRALYRFAFSLSGSSHDASDLVQETFTIFAQKGHTIRDASKVKTWLFTTLHRQFLRQIRKSKREQLHTPETLVSQSPSIESDAARALDGDSALQALLKISEVYRVPLTLYYLKHFNYREIGEILEVPIGTVMSRLARGKSELKNTLLKQQTPTRR is encoded by the coding sequence ATGGCACATGAAGATGAGATTGATTTCACCAAGTTGGTGGACGCCTACTACCGGGCGCTCTACCGATTTGCGTTCAGTCTCAGCGGGAGCTCTCACGATGCTTCCGATCTCGTTCAGGAAACCTTCACCATATTTGCCCAAAAAGGCCACACGATCCGAGACGCCTCTAAGGTCAAAACCTGGCTTTTCACGACCCTTCATCGTCAATTTCTGCGCCAAATCCGTAAAAGCAAAAGAGAACAGCTTCACACCCCCGAAACCTTGGTGTCGCAGTCACCTTCAATCGAGTCCGATGCCGCCCGCGCCCTGGATGGAGATTCCGCCCTACAAGCCCTACTCAAAATCTCGGAGGTTTACCGAGTCCCCCTCACGCTTTACTATCTAAAACATTTCAATTATCGTGAGATCGGTGAGATCCTTGAGGTCCCGATCGGGACGGTCATGTCCCGACTGGCCCGAGGAAAATCCGAACTCAAGAACACTCTGCTCAAGCAGCAGACACCCACTAGACGATGA